One genomic region from Kamptonema formosum PCC 6407 encodes:
- a CDS encoding YcaO-like family protein, whose product MDVLTKAYAIGTHRLISPEQTLANIHPYLPAAGITRCADITGLDRIGIPVYCSIKPGGRLVQIHNGKGLSQMAAKVSALMEAIEVFHAENPYCNFYSSSFNDINVSDLSIISPNILPLYLSHNFFSKDLIIDWIKAENLQKNESVLLPASAVYLRSPSLYGFSSNGLASGNHIVEATLHGLYELIERDAIAGVSINGKIDIKSCQIIDLNTVDDELICSLIYRIKSANFKLVLIWLKSCISVNTFWAIILDKNPLTPAIMVNFGYGTHLSVSVAAARAITEAAQSRLTFIYGVSEELAEPLPRDRSQTYYKIYAYFDRLQATASWQNFSSLAGNNLSEDYNYILRCLWESGYKNIFRVNLTRPTFNIPVVKVLVPGLRYNPSITG is encoded by the coding sequence ATGGATGTACTTACTAAAGCTTATGCGATTGGTACTCACCGTTTAATCTCACCTGAACAAACCTTAGCAAATATCCACCCTTACTTACCAGCAGCAGGGATTACTCGTTGTGCAGATATCACTGGTTTAGATCGAATTGGCATTCCTGTTTATTGTTCTATAAAACCCGGTGGGCGCTTGGTACAAATCCACAACGGTAAGGGATTATCTCAGATGGCGGCTAAAGTCTCAGCGCTAATGGAAGCAATAGAAGTTTTCCATGCTGAAAACCCATACTGCAATTTTTATAGCAGCAGTTTTAATGATATTAATGTTAGCGATCTATCAATAATTTCACCTAATATTTTACCACTTTACTTATCCCATAATTTCTTTAGCAAAGACTTAATAATCGACTGGATTAAAGCAGAAAATTTGCAGAAAAATGAAAGTGTATTGCTACCTGCAAGCGCTGTCTATCTGCGATCGCCGTCGCTGTATGGCTTTTCCTCAAATGGTCTTGCTAGTGGCAATCATATTGTAGAAGCAACCCTACATGGGCTTTATGAGTTAATTGAAAGAGACGCAATAGCTGGGGTGAGTATTAATGGCAAAATTGACATTAAAAGCTGTCAAATTATCGATCTAAATACGGTGGATGATGAGTTGATATGTTCGCTAATATATCGGATTAAATCTGCTAATTTTAAGCTGGTATTAATCTGGCTAAAAAGTTGTATTTCAGTTAATACTTTTTGGGCAATTATCCTTGACAAAAATCCCTTAACTCCTGCAATTATGGTCAATTTCGGTTACGGAACACATCTAAGTGTTTCTGTAGCTGCGGCACGGGCAATTACTGAGGCTGCTCAATCTCGCTTGACATTTATTTATGGTGTTAGTGAAGAGTTGGCAGAGCCACTTCCTCGCGATCGTAGCCAGACTTATTATAAAATTTATGCTTATTTTGACCGTTTACAAGCAACAGCATCTTGGCAGAATTTCAGTAGTCTAGCTGGTAATAATTTAAGCGAAGATTATAATTATATTTTGCGATGTCTGTGGGAAAGTGGATATAAAAATATATTCCGAGTCAATCTAACTCGGCCGACATTTAATATTCCAGTTGTTAAAGTTTTAGTGCCGGGGTTACGATATAACCCTTCCATAACCGGGTAA
- a CDS encoding adenine phosphoribosyltransferase codes for MDLKSLIRDIPDFPKPGILFRDITTLLRDREGLRYTLDTLTEKCSGLSADYIVGMESRGFLFGVPLAYKLGIGFIPVRKRGKLPAEINFVEYELEYGTDRLEIHQDAIEPGSRVLVVDDLMATGGTAVATGQLLQQAQCEIVGFAFIIELKDLGGREKLPDVPIVTLVEY; via the coding sequence ATGGATCTCAAATCTTTAATTCGCGACATCCCAGATTTTCCTAAACCAGGGATTCTGTTTCGAGATATTACTACTCTCCTGCGCGATCGCGAAGGACTACGCTACACCCTTGACACTTTAACCGAAAAGTGCTCTGGGCTGTCCGCTGATTATATCGTTGGTATGGAATCGCGGGGCTTTCTCTTTGGCGTACCTTTAGCTTATAAATTGGGTATTGGCTTTATTCCCGTCCGCAAACGCGGTAAACTGCCAGCAGAAATTAATTTTGTTGAGTATGAGTTAGAGTACGGCACCGATCGCTTGGAAATACACCAAGATGCTATTGAACCAGGCAGTCGCGTGTTAGTTGTAGACGATTTGATGGCCACTGGAGGAACAGCGGTCGCTACAGGTCAGTTATTACAGCAAGCGCAGTGCGAAATTGTAGGTTTTGCCTTTATCATCGAATTAAAAGATTTAGGCGGTAGAGAAAAGTTACCAGATGTGCCAATTGTGACATTAGTTGAGTATTAA
- a CDS encoding ABC transporter permease, which yields MTSIKLNRNLRVLNSLFASETFAYIVKRLLQAILTLFLTSALCFTIIQLAPGDYLDTLYQNPKIAPETVKQLAQQFGLDKSWIEQYWRWLLQILTQGNFGKSFVYGRDVAELLWERVPATLVMAIGSLIVTWAIAIPLGIIAAVNQNRSTDRFLQVISYTGQGFPSFITALLLLFLAQNTSPLFPVGGMTSIDHEDLSLWGKIIDYCWHLILPTVALSITSFAGLQRLMRGQLLDVLRQDYIQTARAKGLPENRVIYVHALRNAINPLITLLGFEFASLLSGAFIAELFFNWPGLGKLTLDAVTNQDLYLVMASLMMGAVMLIVGNLLADLLLKVVDPRIRLENLK from the coding sequence ATGACTTCTATCAAATTAAATCGTAATTTACGGGTCTTAAATTCACTGTTTGCCAGCGAGACATTTGCTTATATAGTTAAGCGGCTACTACAGGCAATTTTGACACTGTTTTTGACATCTGCCCTCTGTTTTACTATTATTCAACTAGCTCCAGGCGATTACTTAGACACCTTGTATCAAAATCCCAAAATTGCACCAGAAACTGTTAAGCAACTAGCACAACAATTTGGCTTAGATAAGTCTTGGATTGAGCAATATTGGCGCTGGCTTTTGCAAATCCTCACTCAGGGAAATTTTGGTAAAAGTTTTGTTTATGGGCGAGATGTAGCTGAATTGTTATGGGAACGAGTACCTGCAACTCTAGTAATGGCGATCGGTTCTTTAATTGTAACTTGGGCGATCGCAATTCCCTTGGGGATTATCGCTGCTGTTAACCAAAATCGCTCTACAGACAGATTTTTACAAGTAATTAGCTACACTGGTCAAGGATTCCCCAGCTTTATTACAGCTCTACTTTTGCTATTTCTAGCACAGAACACTTCACCTCTTTTTCCTGTAGGCGGGATGACAAGTATCGATCATGAAGATTTATCTTTGTGGGGCAAAATTATCGATTATTGCTGGCATTTAATTTTACCAACTGTAGCTCTAAGTATCACCAGCTTCGCAGGTTTGCAAAGACTAATGCGGGGGCAATTATTGGACGTACTGCGACAAGATTACATCCAAACTGCGCGGGCTAAAGGTTTGCCAGAAAATCGAGTGATTTACGTTCACGCTTTACGGAATGCGATTAATCCTCTGATTACACTTTTAGGATTTGAGTTTGCTAGCTTGTTAAGCGGTGCATTTATTGCGGAACTTTTTTTCAACTGGCCAGGTCTAGGTAAACTTACCTTAGATGCTGTCACTAATCAAGACTTGTATTTAGTGATGGCAAGCTTGATGATGGGGGCTGTAATGTTGATTGTGGGTAACTTATTAGCAGATCTACTCCTTAAGGTAGTTGACCCCCGCATCCGCCTAGAAAATCTTAAGTAA
- a CDS encoding DUF4394 domain-containing protein → MAEIIGTPQADSIGGLPEDDRIFGLQENDTISGNSGNDSIYGGKENDFIDGNSGSDSLFGDLDNDTVNGNEDNDSIYGGRGNDLLAGNSGSDVLFGDRGADNLTGGEGADVFVLTRYADGGPSLTSGGLSLADADVINDFTDNLDLIGLSGGLTFADLNLVDAGNNTFIQDRVTGEFLAVLAGVNRSLISAADFTTNNSSVVPSPLPGPSITAYGLTASNRIVGFNTFAPGITLRDVSVTGLESGESLVGIDFRPANGQLFGLGSSNRLYRIDPISGAATAVGTAPFNPTLTSGATGFDFNPTVDRIRAINEADQNARLNPDTGGVVDFNTTTDGIQLDGSLAYASGDRNSGANPSAVGAAYTNNFAGATSTTLYAIDSNLDVLVRQVPPNDGVLNTVGSLGVDASSVLGFDIRSVGGQESGYAALNVGGVSSLYNINLTTGQATALGQITNGEAIVGLALPLPTAYAVTGRDGAERIIGFNAAAPQAVLSDVAVTGLLPGESLLGIDFRPATGVLYGLGSSNRLYAIDRASGVATVVGTAPLNPTLTIGATGFDFNPTVDRIRVINEADQNGRLNQETGAVVDFDTLIGGVQFDRNLVYAAGDINAGANPTAVAAAYTNNFAGATSTTLYAIDSGLDVLVRQVPPNDGVLNTVGSLGVDASRILGFDISPNGNAIAALEVGGVSSLYNINLTTGAATAIGQIGNGTSVKGLALTLI, encoded by the coding sequence ATGGCAGAAATTATCGGTACCCCTCAAGCAGATAGCATCGGAGGTTTACCAGAGGATGACAGAATCTTTGGGTTGCAAGAGAATGACACAATTTCTGGCAACTCTGGTAACGATTCTATTTATGGCGGTAAGGAAAACGACTTTATAGATGGAAACTCCGGTAGTGACTCTCTATTTGGGGATCTAGACAACGATACTGTCAATGGCAATGAAGATAACGACTCTATCTATGGCGGTAGAGGCAACGATTTGCTGGCCGGTAACTCTGGTAGCGATGTTTTATTTGGTGATAGAGGTGCTGATAATCTTACTGGTGGAGAGGGGGCTGACGTATTTGTTCTTACCCGTTACGCTGATGGTGGCCCTTCACTAACTAGCGGGGGTTTAAGTCTGGCAGATGCAGATGTTATCAATGACTTTACAGACAATTTGGATCTGATTGGTTTGAGTGGAGGGTTGACCTTTGCTGACCTCAACTTGGTGGACGCAGGTAATAATACCTTTATTCAAGACCGAGTAACTGGAGAATTTCTTGCTGTCCTTGCAGGGGTTAACCGGAGTTTAATTTCTGCGGCAGATTTCACTACTAATAACTCTAGTGTTGTTCCTAGTCCTCTGCCTGGGCCTTCGATTACTGCCTATGGGCTGACGGCAAGTAATAGGATTGTAGGGTTTAATACTTTTGCTCCGGGAATCACGCTTAGGGATGTGTCGGTGACGGGGTTAGAATCTGGGGAAAGCTTGGTGGGGATTGATTTCCGCCCTGCTAACGGTCAACTCTTTGGTTTGGGTAGCAGCAATCGCTTGTACAGGATTGACCCCATCAGTGGGGCGGCGACTGCGGTGGGAACAGCACCCTTTAATCCCACTTTGACATCTGGGGCTACTGGTTTTGATTTTAATCCCACTGTCGATCGCATTCGGGCTATAAATGAGGCGGATCAAAATGCGCGGCTAAATCCTGATACTGGGGGAGTTGTGGATTTCAACACGACTACCGATGGTATTCAATTAGACGGAAGTTTGGCCTATGCTAGTGGCGATCGCAACTCTGGGGCAAATCCGTCGGCAGTGGGTGCAGCTTATACTAATAACTTTGCCGGGGCTACGTCAACCACACTGTATGCGATCGATAGCAATTTGGACGTTCTGGTGCGGCAAGTTCCACCTAACGATGGCGTACTTAATACCGTTGGATCGTTGGGTGTTGACGCTTCTAGCGTCCTGGGATTTGATATTAGAAGCGTTGGCGGTCAGGAGTCGGGTTATGCAGCCCTGAATGTTGGCGGCGTTTCGAGTCTATACAATATCAATTTGACCACAGGTCAAGCTACGGCGTTAGGTCAAATTACGAATGGGGAAGCGATCGTTGGTTTAGCATTGCCTTTGCCTACAGCCTATGCAGTTACAGGTAGAGATGGAGCTGAAAGAATTATCGGCTTTAATGCAGCAGCACCGCAAGCAGTCCTCAGCGATGTTGCTGTTACGGGGTTACTGCCAGGAGAAAGCTTGCTAGGGATTGATTTCCGCCCTGCTACGGGTGTACTTTACGGTTTGGGTAGCAGCAATCGGTTGTATGCGATCGATCGGGCGAGTGGCGTAGCAACTGTGGTGGGAACCGCACCTTTGAATCCAACTCTTACAATTGGGGCGACTGGTTTCGATTTCAATCCTACTGTCGATCGCATTCGGGTTATCAATGAGGCAGATCAAAATGGGCGGCTGAACCAGGAAACAGGGGCAGTTGTAGATTTTGATACGCTGATTGGAGGTGTCCAATTCGACAGAAATTTAGTTTACGCTGCTGGCGATATCAACGCTGGGGCAAATCCTACGGCGGTGGCCGCAGCCTATACTAATAACTTTGCCGGGGCTACGTCAACTACACTGTATGCGATCGACAGTGGTTTAGATGTTCTGGTAAGGCAAGTTCCGCCTAATGATGGTGTGCTTAATACTGTTGGTTCCTTGGGTGTTGATGCTTCTCGCATACTTGGCTTTGATATTAGTCCCAATGGGAATGCGATCGCTGCCCTTGAAGTCGGAGGCGTGTCAAGTCTGTATAATATTAATTTGACAACAGGTGCGGCTACGGCGATCGGTCAAATTGGCAATGGAACTTCCGTCAAAGGTTTGGCATTGACTTTGATTTAA
- the nrdJ gene encoding ribonucleoside-triphosphate reductase, adenosylcobalamin-dependent: MVRELERTSQNDTQKKHTFPETAPAANPVFFRTYSRRTENGRETWEEVCDRTVRGLAKLGNLTPAEADLLHRMQSQLKALTSGRWLWVGGSEWIEAPENFSGAYNCSSTNIADWRAFGLLMDLAMMGCGTGAVLEPKYINQLPPIRNRLLVELQGEIGTTPAQLRREETEVKVEGNQATIYVGDSRQGWVKSYQSLLELSTDERFSTDVQVVIELSDVRPVGEPLKGFGGVANPVKLAELYHRCAAILNKALGRQLNSVECCLLIDEAAVTIVAGNIRRSAGIRQGDSNDPLFSNAKDNLWQQDANGNWRIDPERDALRMANHSRVFHYKPTLEECIDAVRKQYYSGEGAIQWAGEAVARSNCDLLSTSALKLEFLKAYNDGKAKEWLQENYPHINSEELGHRLARMGLNPCVTADTWVHTEYGARQVKDLIGVQQAVYVNGELFSTTPEGFFFTGVKPVVKVQTKEGYSLRLTKNHQVLKVTAQTQKKQYSEWCEVGDLKIGDRILIHNHRNLQSWDGVGSFDEGWLLGSLLGDGCFSVNQANHTYQAKLRYWGNTQIEMKEYALTLVNNLPKPPQYTKDLQGIYHPNNKYYEVSSSSLARLAKKFGLDHHSKVITPEVEQASYEFYRGFLRGFFDADGSVQGTQEKGISVRLSQSNLPVLEAVQRMLLRLGIGSTIYQNRRTEGFRMLPNSQKNLAEYFCKASHELVIANDNIYVFQQVIGFQEPEKSQLLASLLSGYKRKFNRERFSVEITAIISDGEEAVYDCTVPGVSQFDANGFVAHNCGEIIGANFHCVSGETLLITRDGIHPIKDVIDLEIEIWNSQKWSQVTPFKTGSQRKLYRVQFGDGSYLDATEYHRFFVKDRFGKVYKEVQTKDLMDVSHYAIHTEPFTIKYEDGLNVDPSYAYTLGVAVGDGTTDQNDNAKIRLYQKKAALVVSGNKSPERTYSYLPAFTDVTDLGFSGELLKALKTNAEALNVIASWNRQAILHFIAGLADTDGSNTSGNGIRIYISDYKRAYRVQLLLTKCGIRSSINLFAHKGSITNYGIRSRDLYYLQITDCADIPCQRLDVSKGSSAKSKGKWQIVRNVEELPDLHDTYCFNEPEYHKGVFGNTLTGNCNLAEIHLNQIDPKNLKEQEEAFTAAGLSVATLLNHKFVEPRYNYSRELDPIVGVSFTGLFDFFVHAFGVDWLRWWEQGRPETEQGIAFKEGEKEYLTRWREIVNQAVWDYCDRHSLKRPNRCTTVQPSGTKSLLTGASPGWHPPKAQRFIRRITFRKNDPVALACIDYGYNVIPSQSDKDENGNLLNDAFDPRCTEWLIEIPVAVPWADLPGADKIEIGKFSALTQMDFYLNVQCHWTTHNTSATVELRADEVEPLGQRIYEAIQNDEGYISVALLARFDDHQSFPRLPFEPITKEQYEQLIKEVILRRHTDNFLTALLRYDRGELLEVGPAGCDSDKCTFPEQKPTSNR, translated from the coding sequence ATGGTTCGAGAACTTGAGCGGACGAGTCAAAACGACACCCAGAAAAAGCACACCTTCCCGGAAACTGCACCTGCGGCCAATCCGGTGTTTTTCAGGACTTATAGCCGCCGCACAGAAAACGGGCGGGAGACGTGGGAGGAAGTGTGCGATCGCACGGTTCGCGGTTTAGCCAAACTCGGCAATCTCACCCCCGCAGAAGCGGATCTCCTACACCGGATGCAAAGCCAACTTAAGGCCCTCACCTCCGGTAGATGGCTGTGGGTGGGGGGTAGCGAGTGGATTGAAGCACCAGAGAATTTTTCCGGGGCCTATAATTGTTCATCCACAAATATCGCTGACTGGCGGGCTTTCGGGCTATTGATGGATTTGGCAATGATGGGCTGCGGTACTGGGGCGGTTCTCGAACCCAAATATATTAACCAACTACCGCCAATTCGGAATCGTTTATTAGTTGAATTGCAGGGAGAAATTGGCACTACTCCCGCTCAATTGCGGCGGGAAGAAACTGAAGTCAAAGTAGAGGGAAATCAAGCAACCATCTATGTAGGAGATTCTCGCCAAGGTTGGGTTAAATCTTATCAAAGTTTGCTGGAATTGTCAACTGATGAAAGATTTTCAACCGATGTGCAAGTTGTCATCGAATTGAGCGATGTCCGCCCGGTGGGAGAACCATTAAAAGGCTTTGGCGGTGTCGCTAATCCGGTGAAATTGGCAGAACTTTATCATCGCTGTGCCGCTATTTTGAATAAGGCTTTAGGACGGCAATTAAATTCTGTTGAATGCTGTTTATTGATTGATGAAGCAGCGGTGACAATTGTTGCCGGCAATATTCGGCGTAGTGCAGGGATTCGTCAGGGAGATAGCAACGATCCCCTATTTTCTAATGCCAAAGATAACCTATGGCAACAAGATGCAAATGGTAATTGGCGAATAGATCCAGAGCGTGATGCTTTAAGAATGGCAAATCACTCTCGTGTTTTTCATTACAAACCCACCTTAGAAGAATGTATTGATGCCGTTCGTAAACAGTATTATTCTGGTGAAGGTGCAATTCAATGGGCTGGTGAAGCGGTAGCCAGATCTAACTGCGATTTGCTATCAACTTCTGCACTGAAACTAGAATTTTTGAAAGCATATAACGATGGAAAGGCTAAAGAGTGGTTGCAGGAAAATTATCCTCATATCAATTCTGAGGAATTAGGGCATCGTTTAGCCCGTATGGGTTTGAATCCATGTGTTACGGCTGATACTTGGGTTCATACTGAGTATGGTGCAAGACAAGTCAAAGACTTAATTGGAGTGCAGCAAGCTGTCTATGTCAATGGAGAACTTTTCAGCACTACCCCAGAAGGCTTCTTTTTCACTGGAGTTAAACCAGTGGTTAAAGTGCAAACCAAAGAGGGTTATAGCTTAAGGTTGACAAAAAACCATCAAGTTTTGAAAGTAACAGCACAGACCCAAAAAAAGCAGTATTCTGAATGGTGTGAGGTTGGCGATCTTAAAATTGGCGATCGCATTCTAATTCACAATCATCGTAATCTTCAATCTTGGGATGGTGTTGGTAGTTTTGATGAAGGATGGCTCTTGGGTAGTTTACTAGGAGATGGCTGTTTTTCTGTCAATCAAGCCAATCACACCTATCAAGCTAAATTGAGGTATTGGGGCAATACTCAAATAGAAATGAAAGAGTATGCCTTAACGCTGGTGAATAACCTGCCTAAACCTCCTCAATACACCAAAGATTTGCAAGGAATTTATCATCCCAACAACAAATACTATGAGGTTAGCTCATCAAGTTTAGCTCGTCTTGCTAAGAAATTTGGTTTGGATCATCATTCCAAAGTAATCACTCCTGAAGTTGAGCAGGCAAGTTATGAATTTTATCGTGGATTCCTCAGAGGCTTCTTTGATGCTGATGGAAGCGTTCAAGGAACTCAAGAAAAAGGAATTAGTGTTCGGCTATCTCAAAGCAATTTGCCTGTTTTAGAAGCTGTACAAAGGATGCTGTTGCGTTTAGGTATTGGCTCGACAATATATCAAAATCGCAGAACAGAAGGATTCAGAATGTTGCCTAATAGCCAGAAAAACTTGGCGGAATATTTCTGCAAGGCATCCCATGAGTTGGTCATTGCTAATGACAATATCTATGTATTTCAACAAGTAATTGGGTTCCAAGAGCCAGAAAAATCACAGTTACTAGCAAGCCTACTATCTGGGTATAAACGCAAGTTTAACCGTGAGAGATTTTCGGTTGAGATTACTGCAATTATCTCTGATGGAGAAGAAGCAGTTTATGACTGCACCGTACCAGGGGTTTCTCAGTTTGATGCTAATGGATTTGTGGCTCACAATTGTGGGGAAATTATTGGCGCAAATTTTCACTGTGTCAGTGGTGAAACTCTACTCATTACTAGAGATGGAATTCACCCAATCAAAGATGTTATCGACTTAGAAATTGAGATATGGAATAGTCAAAAATGGAGCCAAGTTACACCCTTTAAAACAGGTAGTCAGCGTAAACTATATCGAGTGCAATTTGGAGATGGCTCTTACTTAGATGCCACAGAATATCATAGATTCTTTGTCAAAGATCGCTTTGGTAAAGTGTACAAAGAAGTTCAAACCAAAGATTTGATGGATGTCAGTCACTATGCCATTCACACAGAGCCTTTCACAATTAAGTATGAAGATGGTTTGAATGTAGATCCTAGTTACGCCTATACTTTAGGAGTAGCCGTAGGAGATGGAACTACAGATCAAAATGACAATGCCAAAATTAGACTTTACCAAAAGAAGGCAGCTTTAGTAGTATCAGGAAATAAGTCACCGGAAAGAACATATAGCTATTTACCTGCTTTTACCGATGTGACAGATTTAGGCTTTTCTGGAGAATTGCTGAAAGCATTAAAAACTAATGCAGAAGCATTGAATGTAATTGCCAGTTGGAATCGTCAAGCAATACTGCATTTTATTGCTGGCCTAGCTGATACAGACGGCTCGAATACAAGTGGCAACGGTATCAGGATTTATATCTCTGATTACAAGCGAGCTTACAGAGTTCAATTACTTCTAACAAAATGTGGCATTCGTTCATCAATCAATCTTTTTGCCCATAAGGGATCGATCACTAATTATGGCATCAGAAGTCGGGATTTGTATTACTTACAAATTACTGATTGTGCTGATATTCCTTGTCAGCGTTTAGATGTTAGTAAAGGAAGTAGTGCTAAATCTAAAGGCAAATGGCAGATTGTAAGAAATGTTGAAGAATTACCTGATTTACACGATACTTACTGCTTTAATGAACCAGAGTATCACAAGGGAGTTTTTGGTAATACTTTAACTGGAAATTGTAATCTTGCTGAGATTCATCTCAATCAAATTGACCCCAAAAACCTCAAAGAACAAGAAGAAGCCTTCACCGCCGCTGGATTATCAGTGGCCACACTTCTCAATCACAAATTTGTCGAACCCCGCTACAACTACAGTCGCGAATTAGACCCAATTGTAGGCGTGTCTTTTACAGGTTTGTTCGATTTCTTTGTCCATGCTTTTGGCGTTGATTGGCTGCGCTGGTGGGAACAAGGACGACCTGAAACTGAACAAGGAATCGCCTTTAAAGAGGGAGAAAAAGAGTATTTAACTCGTTGGCGGGAAATAGTAAATCAAGCTGTCTGGGATTACTGCGATCGCCATTCTCTCAAACGTCCAAATCGTTGTACAACCGTTCAACCTTCGGGAACAAAAAGTTTATTAACAGGTGCATCTCCTGGTTGGCATCCTCCGAAAGCACAGCGTTTTATTCGCCGCATTACTTTCCGCAAAAATGACCCCGTAGCCTTAGCTTGTATTGACTATGGCTACAATGTCATTCCGTCTCAATCTGACAAAGATGAAAATGGTAATTTGCTGAATGATGCCTTCGATCCACGTTGCACAGAATGGTTGATTGAAATTCCCGTTGCTGTACCTTGGGCCGATTTACCAGGAGCAGATAAAATTGAGATTGGCAAGTTTTCTGCGTTGACACAAATGGATTTCTACTTAAATGTCCAGTGTCATTGGACAACCCATAACACTTCGGCAACTGTAGAACTAAGAGCCGATGAAGTTGAGCCTTTAGGACAGCGCATCTACGAAGCTATTCAAAATGATGAAGGATACATTTCTGTAGCTCTCCTAGCGCGATTTGATGACCACCAATCGTTTCCTCGCTTGCCCTTTGAGCCAATCACCAAGGAACAGTATGAACAGCTTATAAAGGAGGTTATCTTGCGGCGGCATACGGATAATTTTCTTACAGCTTTGCTCCGCTACGATCGCGGTGAATTGCTAGAAGTTGGTCCCGCTGGTTGTGATTCAGATAAATGTACTTTCCCGGAACAAAAACCAACTTCTAACCGTTAA
- a CDS encoding GIY-YIG nuclease family protein: MDLSSKNKSLSGVYFIQNTLDSKVYVGSSIDIERRWYDHKNLLSRSQHHSKHLQNAWKKYGVENFEFKIIELVNEPTILVEREQFWMDTLQSYDPQFGYNASTTANIFVNSEFLVAQPSKTKDWIVISPQGEKKFVRNLSAFCRENGLHRTSMVNVASGKTLTSGGWKCQYAYTPKHQDRPSKRFKNYVVTDTDGNSQKVTNLKLFCEQMGLDLAAMYSVASGNRSIPSLSL; the protein is encoded by the coding sequence ATGGATTTATCAAGCAAGAATAAGAGTTTGAGTGGTGTTTATTTCATTCAAAATACTCTTGACAGTAAAGTTTATGTGGGAAGTTCAATTGATATAGAGCGGCGATGGTATGACCATAAAAACTTATTATCAAGGAGCCAGCATCATAGTAAACATCTGCAAAATGCTTGGAAAAAATACGGAGTAGAAAATTTTGAGTTTAAAATCATAGAGTTAGTTAATGAACCAACTATTTTAGTAGAAAGAGAGCAATTTTGGATGGACACTCTCCAATCTTACGATCCTCAATTTGGATATAATGCTAGTACAACAGCTAATATTTTTGTTAACTCTGAGTTTTTAGTTGCTCAACCTTCAAAAACAAAAGACTGGATAGTAATTTCGCCTCAAGGAGAAAAAAAATTTGTTAGAAATCTTTCTGCATTTTGCAGAGAAAATGGCTTGCATCGAACATCTATGGTTAACGTTGCATCTGGAAAAACCCTTACATCTGGCGGGTGGAAGTGTCAGTATGCTTACACCCCTAAACACCAAGATCGGCCGAGTAAGCGCTTCAAAAATTATGTTGTGACAGACACTGATGGCAACAGTCAAAAAGTTACCAACTTAAAGCTTTTTTGCGAACAAATGGGTTTGGATTTAGCAGCTATGTACTCAGTTGCTAGTGGAAATCGTAGTATCCCTAGTTTGTCACTCTAG